The following coding sequences are from one Comamonas koreensis window:
- a CDS encoding FecR family protein codes for MPASDSRIDHEMNASPLPPENTAGLRQQVLDWFVRRQRESWSTAEEQALQQWLAADAAHRAAYVQWEQHWRAIDAMPADAIAQLRRNLAHDKALPSATAAAAPTPRPAAAASAPAPAAALPALRRRWLLPSLGMAAAIVMTSGTGLLAWQHWQAQPVFKQAYASQRGQQLQVQLPDGSELRLDTATRLEVAYYRDRREVLLHEGQALFSVQAAPQRPFHVLSGPVGITVVGTRFSVRYTPGLADSDGVRVAVEEGKVRVVRRDGAPGPALTQLPEAQTLVAGQQISANPEGGLSPIQAVAAEGIAAWREHRISFVNTPLAQALAEFERYGSTGLTISDPAVAALRLSGTFDPSDTQTLRKVLPHALPVRLQQVAGGLEIRALR; via the coding sequence ATGCCCGCCTCCGACTCCAGAATTGACCACGAGATGAACGCATCGCCCCTGCCACCAGAGAACACCGCCGGCCTGCGCCAGCAGGTGCTGGACTGGTTTGTCCGGCGCCAGCGCGAGAGCTGGAGCACGGCGGAAGAGCAGGCCTTGCAGCAGTGGCTGGCGGCCGATGCCGCGCACCGCGCCGCCTATGTGCAGTGGGAGCAGCACTGGCGCGCGATCGATGCCATGCCAGCCGATGCCATCGCCCAGTTGCGCCGCAACCTGGCGCATGACAAGGCGCTGCCAAGCGCCACGGCCGCTGCTGCCCCCACGCCGCGCCCGGCCGCAGCAGCGTCTGCGCCTGCGCCTGCCGCAGCCCTGCCAGCCTTGCGCCGCCGCTGGCTGTTGCCATCGCTGGGCATGGCCGCTGCGATCGTGATGACCAGCGGCACGGGCCTGCTGGCCTGGCAGCACTGGCAGGCGCAACCCGTGTTCAAACAGGCCTATGCCTCGCAGCGCGGCCAGCAGTTGCAGGTACAGCTGCCCGATGGCAGCGAGCTGCGCCTCGATACCGCCACCCGGCTGGAGGTGGCCTACTACCGCGACCGCCGCGAAGTGCTGCTGCACGAAGGCCAGGCCCTGTTCAGCGTGCAGGCCGCTCCGCAGCGCCCTTTCCATGTGCTGAGCGGCCCGGTCGGCATCACCGTGGTGGGCACCCGGTTTTCGGTACGCTATACACCGGGTCTGGCTGACAGCGATGGCGTGCGCGTGGCCGTCGAAGAAGGCAAGGTGCGCGTGGTACGCCGCGATGGCGCGCCCGGCCCCGCGCTGACGCAGCTCCCCGAAGCCCAGACCTTGGTGGCCGGCCAGCAGATCAGCGCCAACCCCGAAGGTGGCCTGAGCCCCATCCAAGCGGTCGCCGCCGAAGGCATTGCCGCCTGGCGCGAGCACCGCATCAGCTTTGTCAACACGCCGCTTGCGCAGGCGCTGGCCGAGTTTGAGCGTTATGGCAGCACGGGCCTGACAATCAGCGACCCGGCCGTGGCCGCGTTGCGCCTGAGCGGCACCTTTGACCCCAGCGATACCCAGACCTTGCGCAAGGTGCTGCCCCATGCGCTGCCGGTGCGACTGCAGCAGGTGGCGGGCGGACTGGAAATACGCGCGCTGCGTTGA
- a CDS encoding TonB-dependent siderophore receptor: MSYPLLRPAPLALAMALALGSVAAHAQSAALPTTPLAFSIPAQPLAEALNDWARQTRIQLIAQQGLVAGKRAPAIVGTLTPNQALDRLVAGTGLVATVEGQAVVIKAASVGEEGATLATVTVTADAQRDGATEGTGSYTQRGPSATATGLSLSLRETPQSVSVMTRQRMDDFKLDTLTDVMEQTPGIGTYRQGNATDFQARGTSVNLQTDGMAQVRSGWYYLTSTLFSLDDMAEIDHIDVLKGSSGLVVGKGEYGATVNMVRKRPTRTFQASVQASAGSWDSYRAQADIGGPLNEAGTLRGRLVASATDAGSFRDHEDSRSKMLFGTLEADLSPDTLLNVGFTYRQRAANGIGTTQPIQGYTRAGVKTPDRPRSFNTGAPWGGYDQNALNLFGSLEQRLGNGWSTSLKFSHQQVRMDDMFAGYLYDQDRLNYGRWLDMRNDNWTVNLDIKGLFSLLGRQHELLAGIGISRFQSSVKLPLNALTLLPLDGLGTSYDQGGAYLPEPDTSSWTYGNNRFSQKQRYAYAAGRFQLSDPLQLIAGLRVTKFEERDITPYWWNYDMNESAVYTPYAGLVYDFHPNMSAYASYASIFQPQTSQDEQGRTLKPEEGNTYEVGIKGEFFDKRLNASISHYWIKTKNTAEETGGLTPGGDTAYRSVASATRHGWELELSGELARGWQAQGSLVRQNSSLSNTSQYPEYQFKLGSTYRFDEGALRGLTVGASTRWQDKTSVSNSAATLEQSSYAVLDLMARYQVDKQLSFSLNVNNALDKHYKAGVNNFSAIGLYYTWGAPRSVNVGMRYDF; the protein is encoded by the coding sequence ATGTCGTACCCCCTTCTGCGTCCCGCTCCGCTGGCTTTGGCCATGGCCCTGGCCTTGGGCTCCGTAGCAGCCCATGCGCAAAGCGCCGCACTGCCGACCACCCCACTGGCCTTCAGCATCCCGGCACAGCCGCTGGCCGAGGCGCTCAACGACTGGGCGCGGCAAACGCGCATCCAGCTGATTGCCCAGCAAGGCCTGGTCGCCGGTAAGCGGGCACCAGCCATCGTCGGCACCTTGACGCCCAACCAGGCGCTGGACCGCCTGGTGGCCGGCACCGGCCTGGTGGCCACGGTGGAAGGCCAGGCGGTGGTGATCAAGGCCGCCTCGGTGGGGGAAGAAGGCGCGACCCTGGCGACCGTCACCGTGACGGCCGATGCCCAGCGCGATGGTGCCACCGAAGGCACGGGCAGCTATACCCAGCGCGGCCCCAGCGCCACCGCCACGGGCTTGAGCCTGAGCCTGCGCGAAACCCCGCAGTCGGTCAGCGTGATGACGCGCCAGCGCATGGACGACTTCAAGCTCGACACCTTGACCGATGTGATGGAGCAGACCCCGGGCATCGGCACCTACCGCCAGGGCAATGCCACCGATTTCCAGGCGCGCGGCACTTCGGTCAACCTGCAGACCGATGGCATGGCCCAAGTGCGCAGCGGCTGGTACTACCTGACCAGCACCCTGTTCTCGCTCGACGACATGGCCGAGATCGACCACATCGATGTGCTCAAGGGCTCGTCGGGCCTGGTGGTTGGCAAGGGCGAATACGGCGCCACCGTCAACATGGTGCGCAAGCGCCCCACACGGACCTTCCAGGCCAGCGTGCAGGCCAGCGCCGGCAGCTGGGACAGCTACCGCGCGCAGGCCGATATCGGCGGCCCGCTCAACGAGGCGGGCACCCTGCGTGGCCGCCTGGTCGCCTCAGCCACCGATGCGGGCAGCTTTCGCGACCATGAAGACAGCAGAAGCAAGATGCTGTTCGGCACCCTGGAAGCGGACCTCAGCCCGGACACCTTGTTGAATGTCGGCTTTACCTACCGCCAGCGTGCGGCCAACGGCATCGGCACCACCCAACCCATCCAGGGCTACACCCGCGCCGGTGTCAAAACGCCCGACCGTCCGCGTTCGTTCAACACCGGCGCGCCCTGGGGCGGTTATGACCAGAACGCGCTCAACCTCTTCGGCAGCCTGGAGCAGCGCCTGGGCAATGGCTGGTCCACCAGCCTCAAGTTCTCGCACCAGCAGGTGCGCATGGATGACATGTTTGCCGGCTACCTCTACGACCAGGACCGGCTGAACTATGGCCGCTGGCTGGACATGCGCAACGACAACTGGACCGTGAACCTGGACATCAAGGGCCTGTTCAGTCTGCTGGGCCGCCAGCATGAGCTGCTCGCCGGCATCGGTATCTCGCGCTTCCAAAGCAGCGTCAAGCTGCCGTTGAACGCGCTGACCCTGCTGCCGCTCGATGGCCTGGGCACCAGCTACGACCAGGGCGGCGCCTACCTGCCCGAGCCCGACACCAGCAGCTGGACCTATGGCAACAACCGCTTCAGCCAAAAACAGCGCTACGCCTATGCGGCTGGCCGCTTTCAGCTCAGCGATCCGCTGCAGCTGATTGCCGGCTTGCGCGTGACCAAGTTCGAGGAGCGCGACATCACCCCCTACTGGTGGAACTACGACATGAACGAGAGCGCGGTCTACACGCCCTACGCCGGTCTGGTCTACGACTTCCACCCCAACATGTCGGCCTACGCCAGCTACGCCAGCATCTTCCAGCCCCAGACCTCGCAGGACGAGCAGGGCCGCACCCTCAAGCCCGAAGAAGGCAACACCTATGAGGTCGGCATCAAGGGCGAGTTCTTTGACAAGCGCCTCAACGCCAGCATCAGCCACTACTGGATCAAGACCAAGAATACCGCCGAGGAAACCGGTGGCCTCACCCCTGGTGGCGACACCGCCTACCGCTCCGTCGCCTCTGCCACCCGCCACGGCTGGGAGCTGGAGCTGTCGGGCGAGCTGGCGCGCGGCTGGCAGGCCCAGGGCAGCCTGGTGCGGCAAAACAGCTCGCTGAGCAACACCAGCCAGTACCCCGAGTACCAGTTCAAGCTGGGCAGCACCTACCGCTTTGACGAAGGCGCGCTGCGTGGCCTGACCGTCGGTGCCTCCACCCGCTGGCAGGACAAGACCTCCGTCAGCAACAGCGCTGCTACCCTGGAACAAAGCAGCTACGCGGTGCTGGACCTGATGGCCCGCTACCAGGTCGACAAGCAACTGTCCTTCAGCCTGAACGTCAACAACGCGCTGGACAAGCACTACAAAGCGGGTGTGAACAACTTCAGCGCCATTGGCCTGTACTACACCTGGGGAGCGCCGCGCAGCGTGAATGTGGGCATGCGTTACGACTTCTAA
- a CDS encoding sigma-70 family RNA polymerase sigma factor encodes MFERYYRELLNFLSRSVQDRDTAADLAQESYARVLAAQQTGQAVHDPRALLYRTARNLVIDQHRRSSIRAELETAAPAAGDEPALEHLPGPRTLEPETILASREGLAALVATIDQLPPRCREAFMLYKFDGLSYAQIAEHMGISTRTVEMQLQIAMEACWRCQDRLDGAAHARHGRAKP; translated from the coding sequence GTGTTTGAGCGCTACTACCGCGAACTGCTGAACTTTCTGTCCCGATCGGTACAGGACCGCGACACGGCGGCCGATCTGGCCCAGGAGAGCTATGCCCGCGTGCTGGCGGCCCAGCAGACCGGCCAGGCCGTGCATGACCCGCGCGCGCTGCTCTACCGCACCGCCCGCAACCTGGTCATCGACCAGCACCGGCGCAGCAGCATTCGCGCCGAGCTGGAGACCGCAGCGCCCGCAGCCGGCGATGAGCCGGCGCTGGAGCACCTGCCGGGCCCGCGCACCCTGGAGCCCGAGACCATCCTGGCCTCGCGCGAAGGTCTGGCGGCCCTGGTCGCCACCATCGACCAATTGCCCCCGCGCTGCCGCGAAGCCTTTATGCTCTACAAGTTCGACGGCCTGAGCTATGCCCAGATCGCCGAGCACATGGGCATCTCCACCCGCACGGTCGAGATGCAGCTGCAAATCGCGATGGAGGCCTGCTGGCGTTGCCAGGACCGGCTCGACGGTGCTGCACATGCCCGCCATGGACGCGCCAAGCCATGA